The Xanthocytophaga agilis DNA window TATCATCAACGCTTTTCACATCCATACAAATGTGATGATAACCAGCGGGATGTAAACTTTCATTTAGATCTCGGTAACTGGTTTTAGGTTCTGGATTTCCACCTGCCAGCAATTCTATCCAGAAGGTATCGTCGTTAGCAGGTGCCAGATAGGCAAGTTGCAGATTTCCAAAAGGCCATTCATGCAATAACCGAAAATCCAGTTTTTCCATATACCATTTTTTAGTCTTATCATAGTTTGGGACTCTGAGAGCCACATGGGCTCCTCTCATGTTAGCAAATACACTTTGTGTATTTTTGGGAGGAATTACAATTGTCGTTTTTTCCATCTTTTTAGTGATTAATTTAATAAGACAAAGATGGCAACAAGCTAACGGCGGGTTTATATGGAAAACAAAGTGTCTTTTATGAATTTCGAAGGTGGTAGTTTTTTCGAAATGCAGCAGGTGTATAGCCTGTATTCTTTTTGAAGAAAAGGTTGAAATTCGACTGTTCCGAAAATCCAATGCTGTAACCAACATCTTCCAACGTCCAGTTTGTTTGAGCTAACAGTATCTTTGCTTCTTCAAGCAACCGATTGCGAATATGTGTACTTACATTTTGCCCGGTGTGTTTTTTCAGTAGAGCGTTCAAATAGTTTGGATGAAGGGACATTTCTATAGCAAATTCCTGCGCGGTCTTAATACGTATGGGTGTCGTATAATTTATGTTGGCCGTTTCATGTTCCAAAAGCTGGAAGAACTGATGAATATGCTTGTATTCATCTGAGACATTGGCAGGCAGAGGATAGTTACCAATCTTGATGCTTTCAATAAGCAATAATTGTAAATATGCCTGGATCACATCTTCACTGAATTTATTTCCGGATAATTCCTCATCATAGATTTTGATAAAGATAGACTCCAGAGAAAGCGCCTCCTGTTGGCTCAAAGTAATGATACTTTTGGACTTATCAGTAAACAGATTGTATCTCTCAATAGCTGTTTTTAACTGAGGATATTGTCCTAAAAAAGTATTCTTAAATAAACAGTAAAAACCTTTGTTTTGCTCTGAGAGATTCTTCCAGGAAATAATATCGTTTGGATGAATAAATAAAATTGTTGGTTTTTCAATATGATACGTATTAAGTCCAATCGTAAAGATTCCGATGCCTTCTGTAACCAGGAGTATTTTAAAAAAGTCACGTCTATTGGGAGACACATAGTTTCTGCACTCGTGCTCCTTTCTGTCAAATACACGAATTCGCCAATCCTCATAGTATTCCCGATAGACAGGTATCAGATCCGGAATATCACGAAGCATGTCAATGGCTTTGCTATCTAATGTCTGATAAGGCATATGAATAATCAAAAAAGCTTACTATTTAAAAATATACTATTCCAACAGTATTGTTTAAAGAATTTTAGTGTCAGACCGGTTAGATAATACTATTATGCTCCTATACTTTACCTCAAAACTGTAGTCACTTCTGATCGTTACCATTTTGATAACCAACCTATATTACAAACCAGCTTTTTATAGTGTGCACCAACTTAGCATCTTTTCTAAAACTAATTGAATGATTGTTTAAATTCAATTGGCGTCAGATTAGTTTTTTTCTTAAATAGTTTATTAAATGACTGTGAATGTTCAAAGCCTAACTGATAGGCAATTTCCGACACAGATAGATGAGTAGAAGTTAAAAAGATCTTCGCTTTCTCGATCAATTTTTCGTGAATGTGCTGCTGAGCATTCTGTCCAGTTAAATTTCGTAGCATATCACTTAAATAACGTGGGGAGACATTAAGTTGATCTGCCAGATAGTCAACAGTTGGAAGTCCTTTCTCTAAGGCTTGTTCCTCATCAAAATACATAGTTAAAAGTTGCTCCATGAGTGTTAACAAATTATGATTTACTGCTTTGCGGGTGAGGAATTGACGTTTGTAAAAGCGGTTGCTGTAATTGAGCAATACTTCGATATGAGATATAATTACATCCTGACTAAAATCATCAATAGGGTTAGAGAGCTCTTGTTGGATATTTTCAAAAACAGAAATAATGATCTGTGTCTCTCTGTCAGATAAAAACAATGCCTCATTTGCTGCATATGAAAAGAAGCCAAACGTTTTAATCCGGGTAGCAAGTGGATAAGTACTGAGAAAGTCGGGATGAAAAAGCAGAGTATATCCTGAATAATCCTTTTCCTCTTTGGCACTTGAAATAACCTGATTGGGTGCAATAAAGGACAATCCCCCTTCATCAAAATCATAGTAATGTTGTCCGTATTTTACTTTATCTGTCAGGTTTCTCTTGTACGAAATCTTATAAAAGTTCAGCAATAAGGCTTTAGGCAACTGGGCATAAGGTGTTTTGATGTCAGCATAATTGACCAGACTCACCAAAGGATGTAAAGGTCTCGAAAATCCCAAAGCCCTATGTAGCTCTGAAATGGAATTAAATTTTTTCGGTATATCTCCTGCTTGTTTCATAGCTCTAGCACTCCATTATCTGTTCTGCTACATAAACATTGTCTGAATTTTTCTGTATTGGGCTTCAGCTCCCATTGCCAATCTTTCTTCATATAATGCAA harbors:
- a CDS encoding VOC family protein, with product MEKTTIVIPPKNTQSVFANMRGAHVALRVPNYDKTKKWYMEKLDFRLLHEWPFGNLQLAYLAPANDDTFWIELLAGGNPEPKTSYRDLNESLHPAGYHHICMDVKSVDDTLAQLRNRGVTILGEAFDLPVIGKRLGFFSDLWGNVIELSEAL
- a CDS encoding AraC family transcriptional regulator, whose protein sequence is MPYQTLDSKAIDMLRDIPDLIPVYREYYEDWRIRVFDRKEHECRNYVSPNRRDFFKILLVTEGIGIFTIGLNTYHIEKPTILFIHPNDIISWKNLSEQNKGFYCLFKNTFLGQYPQLKTAIERYNLFTDKSKSIITLSQQEALSLESIFIKIYDEELSGNKFSEDVIQAYLQLLLIESIKIGNYPLPANVSDEYKHIHQFFQLLEHETANINYTTPIRIKTAQEFAIEMSLHPNYLNALLKKHTGQNVSTHIRNRLLEEAKILLAQTNWTLEDVGYSIGFSEQSNFNLFFKKNTGYTPAAFRKNYHLRNS
- a CDS encoding helix-turn-helix transcriptional regulator, producing MKQAGDIPKKFNSISELHRALGFSRPLHPLVSLVNYADIKTPYAQLPKALLLNFYKISYKRNLTDKVKYGQHYYDFDEGGLSFIAPNQVISSAKEEKDYSGYTLLFHPDFLSTYPLATRIKTFGFFSYAANEALFLSDRETQIIISVFENIQQELSNPIDDFSQDVIISHIEVLLNYSNRFYKRQFLTRKAVNHNLLTLMEQLLTMYFDEEQALEKGLPTVDYLADQLNVSPRYLSDMLRNLTGQNAQQHIHEKLIEKAKIFLTSTHLSVSEIAYQLGFEHSQSFNKLFKKKTNLTPIEFKQSFN